One Lycium ferocissimum isolate CSIRO_LF1 unplaced genomic scaffold, AGI_CSIRO_Lferr_CH_V1 ctg4612, whole genome shotgun sequence DNA segment encodes these proteins:
- the LOC132044469 gene encoding uncharacterized protein LOC132044469, whose protein sequence is MERFIGIVLVRDTTALSLKKGIVGLLSQHSLSSSYIRGQCYDRASNMQGDINGLKILMQQESKGAHSIHCFAHQLQLTLVAISRKCDEVQELLLLVSDILNMVGASLKRRDELDSFSHFDIEKILRLAELYPDDFDKYSMVDLRFQLENYIVDVQDHDKRFSNLKGLVNLSKILVETKKHGTYPLVFRLVKFALLLPVATITVERAFSSMKLIKTDLRNRMDDELLSGCLVPSIEKEVFSTISNEAIMNTFQKMKTRRGEL, encoded by the exons ATGGAGCGATTTATTGGTATTGTTCTTGTCCGTGATACTACTGCTTTGTCTCTAAAGAAGGGAATTGTTGGTTTACTTTCTCAACATTCTTTAAGTTCATCTTATATACGTGGACAATGTTATGATAGAGCAAGCAATATGCAAGGTGATATAAATGGGTTGAAAATCTTGATGCAACAAGAAAGTAAAGGTGCTCATTCTATTCATTGTTTTGCTCATCAACTTCAATTAACTCTTGTTGCGATTTCTAGAAAATGTGATGAAGTGCAAGAACTTTTATTGTTAGTTTCTGATATATTAAATATGGTGGGAGCTTCTTTAAAGCGTAGAGATGAAC TTGactctttttctcattttgacATTGAAAAGATATTGAGATTGGCTGAGTTATATCCTGATGATTTTGATAAATACTCTATGGTGGACCTTCGTTTTCAGCTTGAGAATTACATTGTTGATGTTCAAGATCATGATAAAAGGTTTTCCAATCTTAAGGGGCTTGTTAATCTTTCCAAGATACTCGTAGAGACGAAGAAGCATGGAACTTATCCTCTTGTGTTTCGACTTGTGAAATTTGCTTTACTTTTGCCAGTTGCTACTATTACAGTTGAGAGAGCTTTCTCGTCGATGAAGTTGATTAAGACAGATTTACGGAACAGAATGGATGATGAGCTTTTGAGTGGTTGTTTGGTGCCTTCTATAGAAAAAGAAGTATTTAGTACTATCTCTAATGAGGCTATTATGAATACAtttcaaaagatgaaaactCGTCGAGGAGAGTTGTAA